The genomic segment ATGATAGTCCACATTATTGAATGGTTAATAATAAGCTGTGCTAACAACAGTACACTTACACTTACAAGGCTATAAAAGAGTGCAGATTCCAAGGCCACCCAAGGCAAAATCTCTAGTGGAAAGACAACCTTCTTGACATAATTAACATTAGAAATAATCAACCCCGGTGCGCGATTGATACATTCGGCAAAAATGCCCTGGACGATCATGCCCACGAAAAGAATAATAGCGAAGTCTGCTCTACTCTCCTGTGTACTTACACCCCATTTTGACTTAAATACAACTGAAAAAACGAAGGTATACACAAAGAGCATCAACATGGGGTTGAAAAATGACCAAGCCATGCCCATGAATGAACCCCGGTATCGACTAGCTACATCTCTTCGGGTCATCTGCCAAATAAGTTGGCGGTTATGCCAAAAACTAGTAAACATGTCCACTGGGGTAGCGGGATGATTTTGATGCGGGTTCATGTAGTTACCTCCCGCTGTTTATACATTTTCTTATAATATTCCTGATATTCCTGATATTCCTGATACTCCTGATACTCACCGTTAATAATGTGTTCCCACCATGGTTTGTTATCCAGATACCATTGAATAGTCTTCTTAATGCCCTCATCAAATTTAGTCGTAGGAAGCCAGCCTAAATCATTATGAATCTTTGTAGGGTCAATTGCATAGCGCCTATCATGTCCCGCGCGATCTTTTACATACTTGATTTCGCCCTTACCCAGTTCCTTGATGATGGTCTGAACAACTTCCAAATTGGTTCTTTCATTATGTCCGCCTATATTGTAAATCTCACCTACTCTACCCTTATAAATAATTAAATCGATGGCACTGCAGTGGTCTTCTACATACAACCAGTCACGTACATTTTCTCCAGTACCGTACACAGGTAATGACTTATCATTTAATACATTGGCTATCATCAACGGAATGAGTTTTTCCGGAAAATGATAAGGGCCATAGTTATTTGAGCAGCGTGAAATCGTCACCGGTACTCCATAGGTTCGGTAATAGGCCTGCACAAGCAAATCAGCACTGGCCTTACTCGCTGAATAAGGGCTAGACGTATGTATCGGTGTTTCCTCAGTAAAGAATAAATCCGGTCTATCCAACGGCAAATCCCCGTACACCTCATCGGTAGATACTTGATGATAGCGATCAATACCATATTTTCTACAAGCATCAAGTAACACCTGTGTGCCCATCACATTGGTCTGTAAAAAGATAGCTGGATCTTCGATTGAACGGTCGACATGACTTTCTGCCGCAAAGTTGACAATGATATTTGGTTTTACCGCTTCAAATATCTTGTAAACGACCTCTCGGTCTGTAATATCAGCTTTAATAAATTTAAAATGAGGGTTATTCATTACTGACTCTAAGGTTTCCATATTGCCTGCATAAGTTAGTTTATCCAAGCAGACAATTTCATAATCGGTATACTTATTCAGCATGTAATGAACAAAATTACCGCCGATGAACCCCGCTCCCCCAGTTACAATAATCTTCATTTTGACTTCTCCTCATAAATAAAATCCACATCACAATCACATAATTTCGGAGCATTTGCATCTTTTTCAGATAAGATGGGATCTTCTGCACCCCAAGCCACATTTATTTCTTCATCATTCCAGATAATATTTCGTTCTGACTCTTGGCAGTAATAGTTATCAGCCTTATACAAAAATTCCACATCATCCGTAAGGGTTAAAAAAGCGTGAGCAAAACCCCTCGGAATTAAGAGCTGCCGTTTATTCTCTGCGGATAATTCTACAGCCACCCATTTCAGATAAGTCGGTGAACCTTTTCTTAAATCAACGGCCGCATCCAAAACTGTTCCTCGTCCGCAACGTACCAATTTTGCCTGCGCAGCCGCTCCTTTTTGAAAATGCAGGCCCCTTAGCGTTCCTTTTTGTGCAGAGAAGGACTGATTATCCTGGACGAAATTATAATAAAGGCCTGCTTCTTCCATTTTCCGATTAGACCAGGATTCCATGAACCAACCGCGATTATCACCAAACACCTGCGGTTCTAAAATATAGACATCCGAAACTTCTGTCTTGATTACGTTCATTGATTTCCCCTCTTAATATAAGATTTTTCCGTCAGCAACCGTCTTTAAGTGTGCCCCATATGAGGATTTTCCATATTTCCTGGCAGACTCTAACAGTTTATCTTTTGAAATCCAGCCGTTGCGAAAAGCAATTTCCTCCACAGCTGATATTTTTATGCCTTGGCGTGTTTCGAGCACTTTGACAAACTCTGATGCTTCCGTTAAGGAATCAATCGTGCCGGTGTCCAGCCATGCGTAACCGCGTCCTAGTGTCACAACATCTAGGTTACCTTGCTCTAAGTAAATACGATTTAAATCCGTAATTTCTAGTTCACCTCGCGCAGATGGTTTTAAACTCTTCGCATATTCACAGACATGATGGTCATAAAAATAAAGACCGGTAACAGCATAATTTGATTTTGGATTTCCGGGCTTTTCTTCCAATGAAATGGCCTTACCATCCTGATCAAACTCTACAACCCCGAATCTCTCCGGATCTTCCACATAATAGCCAAATACGGTCGCGCCCTCCACCTGCTGCGCTGCCTTGCGCAAATGTGGAGTTAAACCACCGCCGTAAAAGATATTGTCACCTAGAACCATAGCACTACTTTCGCCATCAATGAATTTTTCACCAATTATAAAAGCTTGAGCGAGTCCATCTGGAGACGGCTGTTCCTCATAGCAAAGATGAATGCCTAAACTAGAACCATCGCCTAAAAGCCGTTCAAAATTTGGCAGATCCTGAGGAGTCGAGATAAGAAGAATATCCTTAATTCCTGCTAACATAAGGGTCGAGAGCGGGTAATAAATCATCGGCTTGTCATAAACCGGTAGGAGTTGTTTTGACGTTACGAGTGTCAAAGGATATAATCTTGTGCCTGAACCTCCAGCAAGTACTATACCTTTCAATGCAATTTCTCCAATCTGTAATATATTAAATGGAATTGAATATTTCTGTAATTCCATTTCTGACAAATCACTATATCAAATAAAAATAGTAATTTTCTCTTTTTGATGCTCTTTAACTAAATAAAACTTGTCCATATTTTCTTGCTATTCCTGATTTCCAGAAATCATAATGGTGAATAGTTTGAATGCGCTTAATTTTTCCATATTTAGGAATCAAGACATAGGCTTTAACCACTTTTACAAGTTCAGGGGAAAGCTGCTCTCCATAAG from the Desulfitobacterium metallireducens DSM 15288 genome contains:
- a CDS encoding ABC transporter permease, coding for MNPHQNHPATPVDMFTSFWHNRQLIWQMTRRDVASRYRGSFMGMAWSFFNPMLMLFVYTFVFSVVFKSKWGVSTQESRADFAIILFVGMIVQGIFAECINRAPGLIISNVNYVKKVVFPLEILPWVALESALFYSLVSVSVLLLAQLIINHSIMWTIILYPLVLLPLALGIMGLTWLFAALGVYLRDIGQITGILTTVLMFLSPVFYPISALPEKYQILLQINPLTLIIEESRKVLIYGNLPDWLSLGIAFLVSLVIASAGFWWFQKTRKGFADVL
- the rfbB gene encoding dTDP-glucose 4,6-dehydratase, with the protein product MKIIVTGGAGFIGGNFVHYMLNKYTDYEIVCLDKLTYAGNMETLESVMNNPHFKFIKADITDREVVYKIFEAVKPNIIVNFAAESHVDRSIEDPAIFLQTNVMGTQVLLDACRKYGIDRYHQVSTDEVYGDLPLDRPDLFFTEETPIHTSSPYSASKASADLLVQAYYRTYGVPVTISRCSNNYGPYHFPEKLIPLMIANVLNDKSLPVYGTGENVRDWLYVEDHCSAIDLIIYKGRVGEIYNIGGHNERTNLEVVQTIIKELGKGEIKYVKDRAGHDRRYAIDPTKIHNDLGWLPTTKFDEGIKKTIQWYLDNKPWWEHIINGEYQEYQEYQEYQEYYKKMYKQREVTT
- the rfbC gene encoding dTDP-4-dehydrorhamnose 3,5-epimerase: MNVIKTEVSDVYILEPQVFGDNRGWFMESWSNRKMEEAGLYYNFVQDNQSFSAQKGTLRGLHFQKGAAAQAKLVRCGRGTVLDAAVDLRKGSPTYLKWVAVELSAENKRQLLIPRGFAHAFLTLTDDVEFLYKADNYYCQESERNIIWNDEEINVAWGAEDPILSEKDANAPKLCDCDVDFIYEEKSK
- the rfbA gene encoding glucose-1-phosphate thymidylyltransferase RfbA, whose translation is MKGIVLAGGSGTRLYPLTLVTSKQLLPVYDKPMIYYPLSTLMLAGIKDILLISTPQDLPNFERLLGDGSSLGIHLCYEEQPSPDGLAQAFIIGEKFIDGESSAMVLGDNIFYGGGLTPHLRKAAQQVEGATVFGYYVEDPERFGVVEFDQDGKAISLEEKPGNPKSNYAVTGLYFYDHHVCEYAKSLKPSARGELEITDLNRIYLEQGNLDVVTLGRGYAWLDTGTIDSLTEASEFVKVLETRQGIKISAVEEIAFRNGWISKDKLLESARKYGKSSYGAHLKTVADGKILY